GAGTTCGGGGCCGCCGCGAGACAGGGGGCGCCGGGGACGGTGATCAGCAGCATGTGCGCCGTCTTCTCGGAGTCGGAGGTCGTGGGACTCATGACGAAGGGATCGCGGCGCGAGGACATCGCGCGGGCGGTGCACGATTCCTTGGCGCGCCGCATCGTCTCGCAGATGAGGCGAGTCGGCATCTCCCCACCGATCGTCTTCGCGGGCGGGGCCGCGCGGAACCCCTGCCTGCGCCATCTCATCGAGCAGGATATCGGTCAAGCCCTCGTCGTGCCCGAGGCGCCGCAGCGGATCGGAGCCCTCGGAGCCGCGATCCTGGCCGCGGAGGCGAGCGCTTGAGAGAGTCCTCTGCTCGCGCATCCGCGCATCGCGCACAGAGATGAAGAGGCGGGTTGGAGCAGCCCAAGAGGGGCCGCTTGTGCTACAATAGACCGCGTCTTCGTAAGGCGCTCGCTGTGAAGACCAACCAGGAGGTCCCGCTATGGCACCGCGATCTCTGCCCCGAGCGAGCGGATCCGCCGCGCGCCAGATTCCCGCGATCCTGCTGGCCGCTCTCTGGCTCGTGGCGACGCCCGTACTCGGCC
This sequence is a window from Candidatus Eisenbacteria bacterium. Protein-coding genes within it:
- a CDS encoding 3-hydroxyacyl-ACP dehydratase; its protein translation is EFGAAARQGAPGTVISSMCAVFSESEVVGLMTKGSRREDIARAVHDSLARRIVSQMRRVGISPPIVFAGGAARNPCLRHLIEQDIGQALVVPEAPQRIGALGAAILAAEASA